The following proteins come from a genomic window of Carassius carassius chromosome 10, fCarCar2.1, whole genome shotgun sequence:
- the nipa1 gene encoding magnesium transporter NIPA1, with protein sequence MDEASFPVAGVVIAVVSSFINGSTFVLQKKGILRARKSGGSYLADCVWWCGTLAMIVGQIGNFLAYNVAPAVVVTPLGALGVLFGAVLASWLLQEHLDLIGKLGCTLCCCGSVVLIIHSPKSENVTSRAELEERLMDPVFLVYISVVVLLLIILIGRFSPAHGKSNIMVYVGICSLLGSFTVPSSKGLGLAAQEAFSGTSTSDSRALYLFLGLLGILLVSIMIQFTFINKALECFSSNMFEAIYYVTFTSCVILASAILFREWTALGIVDCFGILCGFITVSVGVALLRISQEATFSWSQTRAKKD encoded by the exons ATGGACGAGGCTTCATTCCCAGTAGCCGGTGTTGTGATTGCTGTCGTGTCCAGTTTTATCAATGGATCCACGTTTGTACTACAGAAGAAGGGGATACTGCGAGCCCGCAAGTCAG GTGGGTCTTACCTGGCTGACTGTGTGTGGTGGTGTGGTACACTTGCAA TGATCGTCGGACAAATAGGAAATTTTCTTGCATACAATGTTGCCCCCGCAGTTGTGGTCACTCCCCTTGGAGCCCTTGGTGTCCTATTTGG GGCCGTTCTGGCATCCTGGCTTCTTCAGGAACATCTCGATCTCATAGGGAAACTTGGCTGCACTTTGTGCTGTTGTGGTTCAGTTGTACTCATCATTCACTCGCCCAAGAGTGAGAATGTCACATCAAGAGCCGAACTGGAGGAGAGACTAATGGACCCAG TGTTCCTGGTCTACATCTCAGTGGTGGTCCTATTACTGATCATACTGATCGGGCGGTTTTCTCCAGCTCACGGAAAATCCAACATTATGGTGTACGTGGGCATTTGTTCTCTCCTCGGGAGCTTCACTGTGCCCAGCAGCAAAGGTCTGGGACTGGCTGCTCAGGAGGCCTTCAGTGGAACATCTACAAGTGATAGCAGAGCACTTTACCTCTTCCTGGGGTTGCTGGGAATTCTTTTAGTCAGCATTATGATCCAGTTCACCTTTATCAACAAAGCCTTGGAGTGCTTCAGCTCTAACATGTTTGAGGCCATTTACTATGTGACGTTCACCTCTTGTGTCATTCTGGCTTCTGCTATTCTCTTCAGGGAATGGACAGCACTTGGCATTGTGGACTGTTTTGGTATCCTGTGTGGTTTCATCACCGTATCTGTGGGTGTTGCCTTATTGCGCATCTCTCAAGAAGCTACATTTTCTTGGAGCCAAACCCGAGCTAAAAAGGACTAA